DNA sequence from the Drosophila sechellia strain sech25 chromosome 3L, ASM438219v1, whole genome shotgun sequence genome:
GTATATTGTATTCTATATTGCATTTAGAGATTAGTAGAAATCTTCGATGGGATGGCAACATCTAATCAGAATTTCCAGAAGCGACGATAAGACGCTCATACACATTCAGCctccgcacacacacaaacatgcatacatatgacCAATAATAAAATCAATGACGGCGTGGCACTTTTCGCCATCGATTATCGAGCAATTCTAATCGCAATTTTGCTGCTATCTCCACTTTCCCCCAATCAGAGTGGTTTCAACTACTAGTTTTAAGCTAAACTTACCGAGGATTTGGGTACATTGCCACGCATTGTCACATATTTGCTGGCCTTCTCGTTGGCGACGCGCATTCTCTGTGGTGGAGccattttcttgttttgttGATGTAAAGCACAATCGCACTGAAATTCGCAAATGAATTGTTTGTTAATTGCCAATTGATTGGGCTGCAGCTTGCGTGCAATTGATAACtccgaaacgaaacgaaacaagCTGTAGCTTTGGACTTGTCCGAGAAAACAACGTACCTTTCAGctcaaaaataacaaaacgaATGAGAAAGCGACGACACGACACGTATACTGCCAGGGCTGCACTAGGATGGGCTACAAGCGATGCCTGCCAGGGGTGCATTAACATCAATTGAGTTCGTTAAAAATTTAACTACGTATATGAGAACCTATTTTATATAAGTTAGTAATTGCGCGTTAATTTTATGAACAAAACCTTTGACTATAAGTATCTCATACATTACATTTAGGTGTTTTCACTTTTAGCTAGTTATCTAGCTATTTGTAACCGTTATAGTGGGAGCATCGCACGGTCGCACTGAGTCACATAGTCCTCAAGCGAGCACGGTCACACCTAAACGACGTAGCTGGAGAAGATCATCAATTGCAGCGCAGGAGAGGAGTGGCAGTTGGTGACGAAGAGATCGATCTCATCCAATTCTGAGCAGGAGCGGTCGGAACCATGACGATGGACGCCACCGCCCTGCCGTCGGAGCTGCTCGTGACCCCGCAGCCGCTGGTTGGCTTCTGTGGGCTGGACACCGCCCGGGTGTCGGTGCACAAGGCCGTTTGGGAGGCGTTCAGCGGGAGCTTGCAGCGCAAGGCCGCCGACCGGGCCGCCGTGCAGTATAAGCTGCTGCCCCCAAACTATGAGTTCCCGGTGGCCAAACCCAAGCGAGCATCCTACGAGTGGTACCACCCGAAGGGCATACTCAAGCGGAACTGGATGCTGAAGCACCTGCACGTCCTGCCGTCGGTGGTGGTGCTGTTCCAAGATATGGAGTGGAATGACCTTCAGTGGACGGAAAAGCAGGTGCAGTGTGCGGCAATCGTGCAGGCCCTCAAGAACGCCCTGCAAGAAAGAAATACCCGGCTGTGTCTAGTGCTGCTGCAAAGGGCAGCGCCGCTCCCACCTGGCGAAGATCTCCTGGCCGCAGAGCGAGCGGCCAGTCTGACAAACGCTTGTGGAATAACCAGCAAGATGCTGTTCATTCTCCCGCATACAGAGCATCTCACAGGCTACGCCCTGCGATTGGAGTCGGCCTTCCTCGATATGGCACAATCCTATTACGCCCTCATGTCCAAGCGGATTCGGAACCATCGAGATCAGCTGACGGCGGCTCACACATCGTTGAAGATCCGACACCAGTTCAAATTGGGGTTCGTGGCGGAGATGCGGCAGGACTTCAGCACTGGACAAAAGTATGTCCTTTACGCATTTTCTTGTCTATTTAACTATTCTGCATTTGTTCGCAGGCACTATTTCCAAGCCTATGCAAATCTGGACGAGATACGCATCAATGACGGTAATTGCCTGGAGATTAAGACTCTGGCAGGATTTTTGAACTATAAGATCTGTCGGCTTATGTTTAAGCTGAAGACTCCCAGGGATGCCATTAACCAGTTCATCATCCATGTGGATAAATACAAGTCTCGAGTGGGTTTCAAAGATCTGGCTTTTGAGCATCATGCCTGGTTAAGCACGCAGTAAGACCGAACTGTAGCTCTAATCTGGATATCCTAATTAATTAACCTTTTATCGCAGACATTCCGTATTCGCTGAGCTCTTTTGCGAGGCCATCAAGAACGGACTGCCCGCCCTACAGACTCAACATCCTGGAATCTATTACCATAAAGCAGCTGAATTCGTGATGAAGCGACGGGATGCAGCTCTGGAGGCGTATGCTGCGATGCAAGCCTCTTCAGAAGCTACACCTACACCGATTCAGAATCCGTTGTCACTGTACACAGAGTTTTTCGGAATCCGTGCGGTAAAGACGGGCGATCTGGTGGCCGAGCAACAAGCCAATATGCAGTTATGTGATCAGGAGCGCAGCTATAACCATTCAGCGGGAATCATAGCCCTGCTCAGCCAGGCCATGGCCCAGTTCAAAATTTACAAGTGCCTCAGGTTTCGAAAGAAACTAGCTATCGATATGGCAGAGGAGTACCTCAAGAGCGGGGATCATGCCAAGGCTTTGACGTAAGATTGTTTTTTATGTTGATGTGTGCAAGAAAATTAATTGAACCTATTTTTTCCGAAGTTTGTATTCCCTAATGCTGCCCGATTATCGTCAAGAGAAATGGGCTACGATATTCACTGATGTTTTGCTTAAAACACTCCGTTGTGCGCTGCTCTCGGGATCTGTAGCCGACTACATTGCCTGCAGCCTTGAAGCATTGTCTCTGCGCCATCAATCCGAGCAGTCGGAGCGAATTCTGATACTGGAGAACCTTTGGCAGGTGTTTCAAGGCGTGCCACCCATGCCGAAAACTCAGTTGACACCCGAGGCGCAGACGTTGTGGACTAGTGCGCTGTCCAATGTGAAATCGCCCATACAAATTGATTTAGATAAGGTCAACGATGTGGTGGAAATGTGTGCCACATTCGAGCGGGTTCAGTTGAACAACGACGatttgctgcagttgcaactgaTAGTGCGGTAAGTTTAGTTGTTTATACATCTTATATGCAGCTACTTAGTTGTCCTTGTTCTTAGTGTGCTCACGGATGTTCCTTTGAGGATACGCAGCTTCCATGTCATTCTGGCCGATGCGGGAAATCCCCAGAACAGCTACAAACTGGAGGCACTCAAGTATTTTTGCTTTCCCACCCTCACACAGCTACGTGGCCAAAAGCAGCCGGATGATGAGCAACTGGAGAATCAGCCACAAGAGCCCAAAAACTTTGAAAAGAATATGAGATTGGAGCCCGGCTCCTACTACCAGCTTTTCTGCAGCACCGAAGCGCAGCAGTTCCACGAGAACACTCAACTGCGCATTGTCCGACTGGAGGCCCACATGGGCACTGACCAGGTAGCCGCCCTTCTCACGTGCAGCTCCAACTACTCACGGCATCTGTTCCGACATCACACGCGCAGCCGCGATCTCGATGACAACGTGACGATCAATCCCGTTTGCTACATTGCGCCCACGTAGGTCAAAGCGATTGGTACCGGAAGCTGAGATTTATTTCCGGACAATTGCATGCAACCAGCGCATTTAACGCTCTACTAAACACGGTTTTCTATACCAGCTTTCATCTGGACACGCAAACGAACCTTGGCCATGGACATGATAACGGTTTGACTGATGGCAAGGAAGTGGTGGCTACAAAAATGCTGGTCAACGAATACTTTCCTGTTGTGACCACTGTCAGCAATCCATACAATGTTTATCTGCAGAATGTGGGCGTGCACATTAGTATTCCCGTGGGTCTGCGAAATAGTGGTAAGTAGGAGATAAAATGTAATCCAACTTATATTAGTGGAACAGGTTACATTTTCCTTTAATTCAGATATCTATGCTTAATTAAGCATCTAAAAATTGTACTATTGGGGTCTACATGCCCAAAGCCTTGTCGATAAAGCTCCTAACAGTCTTGACATTGGTATAGACTCCCGGCGAACTCTTTCGTGCGCATCCAACACCCCACGACACAATTCCGCATAGTTGACCCTGATATACGGCAGGTCCTCCGGAGTCGCCTTCGCAGGAATCCTTGACGCCCGGCACTGAGGCGCAAAACATGGTGCTGGTGATGGTTCCGCGCAGCTTATACTGACTCATGCAGGTCTTTCGGGGAATGAGCGCCACATCTACGCTGCGCACCTGCATTGAAACCGCCTTGTTGCGCTCCGTGATTTGTCCCCAGCCAGAGACCTTGATCAGATCGCCTGCCTTAAAGCTGGCATTGCACAGCTCAATGGTGGACACCTTGGGACCGCTGATGGGAGCTTTTAGTTTCAAAACAGCAACGTCAGAGGTGAGGGTGCGGGTGTTGTAAGCCTTTGGGGTATAAACCTTGTCCACGCCACTTCTGACACCCGTCTCCGTAAGTTTCGTTACCCCTGCAACGACTAGGATACGAGAAGCGCCAATTCCCTTGACGCAGTGGGCAGCGGTGACAACATGCTGGGGTGTAACCAATGAACCGCCGCACATAAAGTTGCCACCGATGCGTAGGTTCACTAAGTAGGGCACACTAGCGATGTCCACCGGTACACCGCCCACAATCCGACTGTTGGCCTCGTTGCTGGCCGCCCAGCAAAGTGGGATCATGTGGAGCACGAGCCATAGCGTCGCCATCGGCTTACTCCATCCCTCGATATTTGCCGTATCCGGTAGCTGTAACTACCAACCGAATTTCCGAATCACTGGCCAGCTGGGTAAAAACCTTTTCGATCGCTGTTCCGACTCGAATCGCGCGGCTCCGTGCTCCGATTTATATGCCTCTTAGGAAACAATCATTACACAGCACacatattattttattgcgcaaataataattattttaataaaccaTTTTGTGTGGCTTATCGGCGGATTCCATCAGCGTATTTGGTATGAGAAACTGAGACCCAACAAAAAGTGCTGTGCAATGGGGCTTTATGTGTGGGTGTTCTAAGCGCTTTTACCGACCTTCTGCCGTTGATTCAATTTTACAAGTTGGTTGATTGAATAATTGTCGATTAATCTCTTCTTTTAAAAGATCCGCATGCCATTCTAATGTATTTTATTAGTGCTCCTTTTAGCCGGTTTACCGATACAAGGGTTTCATACTCAAATTAATAAGGAAATGATTTGTCAAAGTCTAatagtttttaaaataataagatTCAATATAGTCTGATCGAAAGTTAATAGCTATATTCATTAGATGACTAATAGAAATACTaatacaaatttcaaattcacAAGCTCATTCCAAAAGAATTCTATTATCCAATCCTGCGTAGAGTTTGTTCTATGAAGTCATGAACCCTTTCGCTAGCCACATCGGTGTAAACACCCGGAAAGGAAGGTCGGGCGCAGCCGAATCCCCAGGAGACAATGCCACAAACCTGACCGCGGTAGACCAAAGGACCTCCGGAATCTCCAGAGCAGGAATCGCGAAGACCGCGCACGGCGGCGCATAGCATGGAATCGCTCAGTTGACCATATCCGGAATATGAGAGCTTACATTCTGCTCCTGGAAGCACTCGCACCATGGTGGTGCGGACCTGTTCGGCAGGTTCACGGTTATTCTCGCGGGTCACTCCCCAACCACTGATCCTGGCATACGCATTACCCTCCGGCGGATTCCGACAAGGACTAATGGTGGCGACTTTACCGGAGATTAAGAAAACGACTtcctgcaactgcaacaatgCTACGTCCATGTCGAAGTTGGTGGCAGAGTAGCTAGGCGAAGTATGGAACATAACTACATTGCGAACCACTGGAGCTTCTTGGTCCAAACGACTCGCGCCGGCGTGAACCGTGAATCCCTCCGGCTGCGATCCATAAACACAATGTGCTGCACTTAGGACTGCTCTGCTGGAGATTAGGGATCCTCCGCAGATAAAGTAACCATCTTGCCGCAGGTAAACCAGGTACGGAACCTCCGAAATAGTTGTCTCCTTGCCGCCTACTATGCGCGTTTTGCTAGAGGAGCTGGGAAGTACAATTGCCAAATGGCAGAGCCACCAGAGCAACCTAAGGCCAACCATGGCGTGTCCAGACTGACAGCtactatgtatgtatattgctACCTAGTTTTCAAGTGATAATGATGCTGTTATTGGCTCGCACCTGTCCCGGAAATGGGACTAATCGCACTATTATTTGCTATTCGGAAAGAGATCTCAATTGCAATACTACTTTATGAAGCTACTGCCTTATTAACTATTTATTGGGTTAAAGGCTAATCAAATTGATTGATAGATCTTTAGCAATGTCGCTCGATGAAGTCCTTCAACCAGTACGTAATCGATGGACTACTGAGGCGGGTGTAGACGCCTGGATAACCACTGCCACATCCGTAGCCCCAGGATACTATGCCCACGGAGCGACCAGCATGGACTGCGGGGCCTCCGGAGTCCCCTTGGCAGGCATCCCTGGCGTTTCCGCCCAGAGCACAAAACATGTTGTTCGTAACTTTTTGCCATCCGGATCCCACTGATTTGATGCACTCCCTGTGCGAGATGAGATTAACATTGGCTTCCTGTAAACACTGGTTCCAGTTGTGACCCTGCTCATTGATCGCTCCCCAACCCAGAACCGTTAGATTTGAATGTGGTGTCAGGTCATTGTAGTCGATCTTCACCATACTCGCATTTCCGGCGATGTCAAAGGGGCGTCTCAAACGGATCACCGCCACATCGGAGTCCAATCCGCGTTGAGCGCAGTAGTTTGGTGATAGGCCGACATACCAGGCCGAACGCACATGCTCCGGTGGCGTTTCATCGCCTAGGCACTGTTGTTGGGCATGTACGGTCAAATCCCGGACCTGTTGATATCGTCCCTCCAAGCAATGAGCAGCTGTGAGTACACAGTTGGGCGAGATTATGACGCCACCGCACCGAAAGTTGCCACCGCGTCGAAGATTGACCAGGAATGAATGGTCTTTTACCAACGTGTTTTTTCCTCCGAAGATTTTACCCTGATGAAGAGTGAATAAGGAGCTGCCCTCCAGTTGATGGAGCAGTGCTAGTAAAATAAGGAGTCTTAACATGGTCTACGGAAGTCTAAGCCGGGAAGCAAGTTTATATATATCATTATATAATATCTCTTCCCGCATTCCCCAGTTAATTGCCTTCAGATAAACTTGAACTATTTATTGACCCTTAAAGCTAATACTTAAGATTAGCTCAGGAATGCTGCTCTACGACGCGCAGAAACCAATCCCGGATCTCAGGCACACTGGTGTAGATGCCAGGCAAAGCGGAGGCACATCCGTATCCAAAGGATACGATCCCCGCCAGCTGGCCGCGGTACACCAAAGGACCCCCCGAGTCGCCGTCACAGGAATCCTTCTTGTAAAGCCTGGCGGCGCATACCATGGAGCGGGTAATGCGATGGATTCCTCTGAAAGCAGATACGCAGGACGCACGCGACCACATAGGGACCAGCACACTGTGCACCCGCTCGGCAGTCTTTGTCGCATCGGCAGTTAGGAAACCCCAACCCGATACCTTGACCAAAGCGCGAGCTGGAACGGATTGTGCTGCGAGAGGTATAGTCTCTATATTAGCTCCAATCATATCCGAATTCAAGCGCAAGGCAGCCACATCCATATTGAGGGTCTTGCGATTGAAATCCGGACGAATCGCCACGTAGTCCACAGTGCGAATGACGGCGTATGGATCAGCCTGATTGGAGGCACCACCATAGATCTTGAAGTCATTTTTGTTCTTGTTGTAAACGCAATGAGCCGCGGTGATAACCCAACGCGGCTTAACCAGTGATCCGCCACATAGCTCCTCGGATGTGGTGACCTGTACGATATATTTCTCCTCCTTGATGCTGGACACATGGCCACCAATGATGCGGGGTTGTATCTCCACGCTGTCGGGATGTGCGTACAAAGCTGCAAGGGATCCCAAAATCTGAATAAGAAACAGCGAAGTCAGACACCGGGCAATCATTGTGGTTATCCAACTATACCGAAATGAAGCTAAAACTtgattatatattatataaatctGGGCGGAACAAGACTTTAACATTTGCACAATTGTTCAATTAAACTTCTGTTCTGGGAAGTTTAATTTACTCGCAACCTAAGATATTAGAACGGAAATGCTCACATTTAAAATTTGGATCCAATCCCGCATGTAATAAAAAGCTATTTTCCTTCCGATAGTTTTGAATTTtatcaaaaaatatgttatggTTTTCAAACACACCATTTTTCCAATCCATTTTACTTTACAAATGTACAAATATTTTAGAGATCTTTAGAGATCTAGAGGCCACTAAGGTCATTAAGATCTAAAGAACTTTAACCATTGTTAGATTGGGAGTTCTTCAACAGTTCGCATTGCATTTACCTAAGGAAGTTGTTTGTCTATTTCGAAGTTGTATATCTTGTCTTAAAGTGTTTATTTCCAATGCATTCATATCATTCtattgtttaaatatatttatttatactgcCTATGGGCGAGGCTAACGTTTCCTGCGTCAAGATATATCTGTTGATCATGTGGTTTTAAGATATTCTATGCTCTATGATCAGTGTTTACCCTTCTTCAGTTATAGAATCTATTTTTAAATGCCATATTGCAAAAAGGCATGAAAGATCGTGTTTAGTTaacaaacatttattttatcgCACATAGCTTTCAACGACCTTAAGATCTAGGATGATTCGAATTTTCAATCCTCAATTGTTGGCCATGATATTGGTGGCCCACTGGCGGATCGAAAACACGGCTGTGTATACGCCTG
Encoded proteins:
- the LOC6610589 gene encoding trafficking protein particle complex subunit 11 isoform X1, translated to MTMDATALPSELLVTPQPLVGFCGLDTARVSVHKAVWEAFSGSLQRKAADRAAVQYKLLPPNYEFPVAKPKRASYEWYHPKGILKRNWMLKHLHVLPSVVVLFQDMEWNDLQWTEKQVQCAAIVQALKNALQERNTRLCLVLLQRAAPLPPGEDLLAAERAASLTNACGITSKMLFILPHTEHLTGYALRLESAFLDMAQSYYALMSKRIRNHRDQLTAAHTSLKIRHQFKLGFVAEMRQDFSTGQKYVLYAFSCLFNYSAFVRRHYFQAYANLDEIRINDGNCLEIKTLAGFLNYKICRLMFKLKTPRDAINQFIIHVDKYKSRVGFKDLAFEHHAWLSTQHSVFAELFCEAIKNGLPALQTQHPGIYYHKAAEFVMKRRDAALEAYAAMQASSEATPTPIQNPLSLYTEFFGIRAVKTGDLVAEQQANMQLCDQERSYNHSAGIIALLSQAMAQFKIYKCLRFRKKLAIDMAEEYLKSGDHAKALTLYSLMLPDYRQEKWATIFTDVLLKTLRCALLSGSVADYIACSLEALSLRHQSEQSERILILENLWQVFQGVPPMPKTQLTPEAQTLWTSALSNVKSPIQIDLDKVNDVVEMCATFERVQLNNDDLLQLQLIVRVLTDVPLRIRSFHVILADAGNPQNSYKLEALKYFCFPTLTQLRGQKQPDDEQLENQPQEPKNFEKNMRLEPGSYYQLFCSTEAQQFHENTQLRIVRLEAHMGTDQVAALLTCSSNYSRHLFRHHTRSRDLDDNVTINPVCYIAPTFHLDTQTNLGHGHDNGLTDGKEVVATKMLVNEYFPVVTTVSNPYNVYLQNVGVHISIPVGLRNSVFLTTDISPGRQKLHSQIQIDVGELSAHGSNTATFYIFSLTEAEIKLAQRLSYTLDVDRGPGGGSSNARVSTAPNSSESTPDHEVKSVIPSVAAISPVQIEYLDETRLRKSREDTLTVRCYGDFKFTARFYTMDRKPLNQVYRGENFLLRANTEVVAVDDVEILDSFFICDHNLVQSNYSFKQKKYTNKYSAGEQLESVIVLRTNATLRDWTTARDLDHRGKLEGKAVTSKFIRTVPKPSSEEPLAPTPPAGISAYMSKSLVTKIPTTMTIINSNSAVSNALQVANAGVMSNSMQSDDVNVAEEAINTQEGIKTTRLIYNKALEAVQGTGHCRGFIKGIYTLEGNPSAVPIFGVFCIRWRRANCKEENESKFVIRGLDIVEPPLNIYCTIEEKMFVKMPMAFKVVLKNPTTHVLHLIANLSISKTDNFICSGHKQLDISIMAYEEKELVYNLYPLQVGWQELPVLSLEYNTKADPQKKDSQNALLDELVQRALPKRVFVLPPLKQQNK
- the LOC6610592 gene encoding trypsin alpha, which produces MLRLLILLALLHQLEGSSLFTLHQGKIFGGKNTLVKDHSFLVNLRRGGNFRCGGVIISPNCVLTAAHCLEGRYQQVRDLTVHAQQQCLGDETPPEHVRSAWYVGLSPNYCAQRGLDSDVAVIRLRRPFDIAGNASMVKIDYNDLTPHSNLTVLGWGAINEQGHNWNQCLQEANVNLISHRECIKSVGSGWQKVTNNMFCALGGNARDACQGDSGGPAVHAGRSVGIVSWGYGCGSGYPGVYTRLSSPSITYWLKDFIERHC
- the LOC6610589 gene encoding trafficking protein particle complex subunit 11 isoform X2, which translates into the protein MTMDATALPSELLVTPQPLVGFCGLDTARVSVHKAVWEAFSGSLQRKAADRAAVQYKLLPPNYEFPVAKPKRASYEWYHPKGILKRNWMLKHLHVLPSVVVLFQDMEWNDLQWTEKQVQCAAIVQALKNALQERNTRLCLVLLQRAAPLPPGEDLLAAERAASLTNACGITSKMLFILPHTEHLTGYALRLESAFLDMAQSYYALMSKRIRNHRDQLTAAHTSLKIRHQFKLGFVAEMRQDFSTGQKHYFQAYANLDEIRINDGNCLEIKTLAGFLNYKICRLMFKLKTPRDAINQFIIHVDKYKSRVGFKDLAFEHHAWLSTQHSVFAELFCEAIKNGLPALQTQHPGIYYHKAAEFVMKRRDAALEAYAAMQASSEATPTPIQNPLSLYTEFFGIRAVKTGDLVAEQQANMQLCDQERSYNHSAGIIALLSQAMAQFKIYKCLRFRKKLAIDMAEEYLKSGDHAKALTLYSLMLPDYRQEKWATIFTDVLLKTLRCALLSGSVADYIACSLEALSLRHQSEQSERILILENLWQVFQGVPPMPKTQLTPEAQTLWTSALSNVKSPIQIDLDKVNDVVEMCATFERVQLNNDDLLQLQLIVRVLTDVPLRIRSFHVILADAGNPQNSYKLEALKYFCFPTLTQLRGQKQPDDEQLENQPQEPKNFEKNMRLEPGSYYQLFCSTEAQQFHENTQLRIVRLEAHMGTDQVAALLTCSSNYSRHLFRHHTRSRDLDDNVTINPVCYIAPTFHLDTQTNLGHGHDNGLTDGKEVVATKMLVNEYFPVVTTVSNPYNVYLQNVGVHISIPVGLRNSVFLTTDISPGRQKLHSQIQIDVGELSAHGSNTATFYIFSLTEAEIKLAQRLSYTLDVDRGPGGGSSNARVSTAPNSSESTPDHEVKSVIPSVAAISPVQIEYLDETRLRKSREDTLTVRCYGDFKFTARFYTMDRKPLNQVYRGENFLLRANTEVVAVDDVEILDSFFICDHNLVQSNYSFKQKKYTNKYSAGEQLESVIVLRTNATLRDWTTARDLDHRGKLEGKAVTSKFIRTVPKPSSEEPLAPTPPAGISAYMSKSLVTKIPTTMTIINSNSAVSNALQVANAGVMSNSMQSDDVNVAEEAINTQEGIKTTRLIYNKALEAVQGTGHCRGFIKGIYTLEGNPSAVPIFGVFCIRWRRANCKEENESKFVIRGLDIVEPPLNIYCTIEEKMFVKMPMAFKVVLKNPTTHVLHLIANLSISKTDNFICSGHKQLDISIMAYEEKELVYNLYPLQVGWQELPVLSLEYNTKADPQKKDSQNALLDELVQRALPKRVFVLPPLKQQNK
- the LOC6610591 gene encoding trypsin alpha-3, coding for MVGLRLLWWLCHLAIVLPSSSSKTRIVGGKETTISEVPYLVYLRQDGYFICGGSLISSRAVLSAAHCVYGSQPEGFTVHAGASRLDQEAPVVRNVVMFHTSPSYSATNFDMDVALLQLQEVVFLISGKVATISPCRNPPEGNAYARISGWGVTRENNREPAEQVRTTMVRVLPGAECKLSYSGYGQLSDSMLCAAVRGLRDSCSGDSGGPLVYRGQVCGIVSWGFGCARPSFPGVYTDVASERVHDFIEQTLRRIG
- the LOC6610590 gene encoding seminase — protein: MATLWLVLHMIPLCWAASNEANSRIVGGVPVDIASVPYLVNLRIGGNFMCGGSLVTPQHVVTAAHCVKGIGASRILVVAGVTKLTETGVRSGVDKVYTPKAYNTRTLTSDVAVLKLKAPISGPKVSTIELCNASFKAGDLIKVSGWGQITERNKAVSMQVRSVDVALIPRKTCMSQYKLRGTITSTMFCASVPGVKDSCEGDSGGPAVYQGQLCGIVSWGVGCARKSSPGVYTNVKTVRSFIDKALGM
- the LOC6610589 gene encoding trafficking protein particle complex subunit 11 isoform X3 — protein: MTMDATALPSELLVTPQPLVGFCGLDTARVSVHKAVWEAFSGSLQRKAADRAAVQYKLLPPNYEFPVAKPKRASYEWYHPKGILKRNWMLKHLHVLPSVVVLFQDMEWNDLQWTEKQVQCAAIVQALKNALQERNTRLCLVLLQRAAPLPPGEDLLAAERAASLTNACGITSKMLFILPHTEHLTGYALRLESAFLDMAQSYYALMSKRIRNHRDQLTAAHTSLKIRHQFKLGFVAEMRQDFSTGQKYVLYAFSCLFNYSAFVRRHYFQAYANLDEIRINDGNCLEIKTLAGFLNYKICRLMFKLKTPRDAINQFIIHVDKYKSRVGFKDLAFEHHAWLSTQHSVFAELFCEAIKNGLPALQTQHPGIYYHKAAEFVMKRRDAALEAYAAMQASSEATPTPIQNPLSLYTEFFGIRAVKTGDLVAEQQANMQLCDQERSYNHSAGIIALLSQAMAQFKIYKCLRFRKKLAIDMAEEYLKSGDHAKALTLYSLMLPDYRQEKWATIFTDVLLKTLRCALLSGSVADYIACSLEALSLRHQSEQSERILILENLWQVFQGVPPMPKTQLTPEAQTLWTSALSNVKSPIQIDLDKVNDVVEMCATFERVQLNNDDLLQLQLIVRVLTDVPLRIRSFHVILADAGNPQNSYKLEALKYFCFPTLTQLRGQKQPDDEQLENQPQEPKNFEKNMRLEPGSYYQLFCSTEAQQFHENTQLRIVRLEAHMGTDQVAALLTCSSNYSRHLFRHHTRSRDLDDNVTINPVCYIAPTFHLDTQTNLGHGHDNGLTDGKEVVATKMLVNEYFPVVTTVSNPYNVYLQNVGVHISIPVGLRNSDIYA
- the LOC6610593 gene encoding trypsin alpha-3, whose translation is MIARCLTSLFLIQILGSLAALYAHPDSVEIQPRIIGGHVSSIKEEKYIVQVTTSEELCGGSLVKPRWVITAAHCVYNKNKNDFKIYGGASNQADPYAVIRTVDYVAIRPDFNRKTLNMDVAALRLNSDMIGANIETIPLAAQSVPARALVKVSGWGFLTADATKTAERVHSVLVPMWSRASCVSAFRGIHRITRSMVCAARLYKKDSCDGDSGGPLVYRGQLAGIVSFGYGCASALPGIYTSVPEIRDWFLRVVEQHS